Sequence from the Halomarina litorea genome:
ATTCATCAAGCTTTGTCGGATCGACCGGTACTTCGAAGGAATGTCGGAGGAAAACTTCTCAGACGGTCGGCTCGATGTTCTGGTTGAGGTGGAACACGTTCTCGGGATCGTATTCGGTCTTGATCTCGGTGAGACGCCGGTAGGTGTCCTCACCGTAGGATTCGCGGACTCGTTGGGTGCCGTCATCGGCGTCGAGGAAATTCACGTAGACTCCCTCTCGATGGGGTTCGAGCGCGTCGAAGAACCGACGGGTCCACGCTGTTTCCGACTCGACGTACTTCTCCTCCTCGTCGGGACGCCAGACACCGTTGATGTTGATGTTGTGAGGCGAGCCCCGACCGGTGTAGGCGGTGGCGTCATCATCGACGCGGCTCACCGCTCCGCCGAGATGGAAGAGCACCGAGTACGAGCGAGGCGACTCCGCGGCGAAGGCGTGGTCGACGAACACGTCGATCAGGTCGTCGGACAGTTCCGGCAGATCGGTCGACTTCCAGTAGTAGTGCCATCCATGGAGGACGGTGCTGTCGAGTCCGCCTTGGTGTGCCAAATAGGGCTTGGGGGAGACCAGGTCGAGAAGCGGTGTGCCGTGTTCGCTCAGCGGTCGGAGGACGCGTTCACCCTCGTCGACCGGGCCGGCGTAGCAGGCGTTGATGGCCACGGCGGGTCGCCAGTGAAGCTCCTCGGGGACGGCTGGGAGGGGAGGGATAGTCCCGAACCTGATGACGGTGCCAAGCTCGTCGGGAGCATCCCGCGCGAAGTTGCGATAGAAGCGTAGCACGTCGGCGGTGTCGTCCGCCGCCCAGAACACGGGGCCGGCGAGTACAGTGGGACCGACAGGGTGGAGGGCGAACTCGAAGGAGGTCACGATTCCGAAGTTGCCACCCCCACCGCGCAACGCCCAGAACAAGTCGGAGTGCTCGTCTTCCGAGGCTCGGATGAACTCACCATCGGCGGTCACCACGTCGGCGGAGAGCAAGTTGTCGGCGGTGAGGCCGTGCTTGCGCATCAGCCAGCCAATCCCACCGCCGAGTGTGAGTCCAGCGACGCCGGTGTGGCTGACGATGCCGCCCGTGGTCGCCAGGCCGTGGGCCTGGGTCTCGTGGTCGACGTCACTCCACAGGGCACCGCCCTGTACCCGGGCGGTCCGCGTGCGCGGGTCGACCCACACGGCCCGCATCGCTGAGAGGTCAATGACGATCCCGTCGTCGCAGACGGCGGTGCCGGCAACATTGTGGCCGCCGCCGCGGACCGCGATTTCGAGGTCGTGTTCCCGTGCGAAGTTCACAGCCGCGATTACATCCGCGGTGCCTGCACACTTGGTGATGACCGCAGGATGGCGGTCGATTGTTCCGTTCCAGACCGCACGGGCCTCGTGGTAACCCTCGTCGTGGGGCTGGATCAGGGTGCCCCGAAGCGTTCCTCTGA
This genomic interval carries:
- a CDS encoding FAD-binding oxidoreductase: MVTVNDLRGTLRGTLIQPHDEGYHEARAVWNGTIDRHPAVITKCAGTADVIAAVNFAREHDLEIAVRGGGHNVAGTAVCDDGIVIDLSAMRAVWVDPRTRTARVQGGALWSDVDHETQAHGLATTGGIVSHTGVAGLTLGGGIGWLMRKHGLTADNLLSADVVTADGEFIRASEDEHSDLFWALRGGGGNFGIVTSFEFALHPVGPTVLAGPVFWAADDTADVLRFYRNFARDAPDELGTVIRFGTIPPLPAVPEELHWRPAVAINACYAGPVDEGERVLRPLSEHGTPLLDLVSPKPYLAHQGGLDSTVLHGWHYYWKSTDLPELSDDLIDVFVDHAFAAESPRSYSVLFHLGGAVSRVDDDATAYTGRGSPHNININGVWRPDEEEKYVESETAWTRRFFDALEPHREGVYVNFLDADDGTQRVRESYGEDTYRRLTEIKTEYDPENVFHLNQNIEPTV